One region of Triticum aestivum cultivar Chinese Spring chromosome 6B, IWGSC CS RefSeq v2.1, whole genome shotgun sequence genomic DNA includes:
- the LOC123138936 gene encoding cytochrome P450 89A2 — protein MQGLLLLVLPLVPLVVLAVIRHAGPIKTRLATVMSALAPKLPAAWRKPVFVSDCATAYRLLVRGSAGGSFSNRPPSMAPSAVLSAGRHHNITSAPHGPFWRAIRHNLTSQLFHPTRLHRYALARRNALRGLVADLREQQQQHGVVLAAESIRDAIFNVVCTMCFGDSVYPALVRAIADAQDDLVQSLPVVRVFVFSVFPVAVTRLIYRKQWNKLVSVRQKQEDMYLPLIDACRRRRRCSDEPPCYVDTLLDLEVPVKDDDHVASVGVGGSAQQQRISDAELVGLCSEFLGAGSETVAAAIQWIMANLVKRPDIQEAVRREIDDSVGAEAEEVGEEVLEKLEYLNAVVMEALRLHPTTALVFRQVMKEDDVVLDGRRIGVGTTVIFPLEALARDKTVWADPDVFKPERFLASGGGETMNLVAATGSAGKMKMMPFGAGRRICPGMGIAMLHIGYFVANLVREFVWKEAEGEHTIDLQPHTIVLVTVMKRPLRAHLLQRRRDAKNTS, from the exons ATGCAAGGCCTACTCCTCTTGGTGCTCCCCTTGGTTCCTCTGGTCGTCCTCGCCGTGATCCGGCATGCAGGCCCGATCAAAACGCGCCTCGCCACCGTCATGTCGGCCCTAGCACCGAAGCTCCCCGCCGCCTGGAGGAAGCCAGTCTTCGTCAGCGACTGTGCCACGGCGTACCGCCTTCTCGTGCGCGGCAgcgccggcgggtccttctccaACCGTCCGCCGTCCATGGCGCCCAGCGCCGTCCTGTCCGCCGGCCGGCACCACAACATCACCTCGGCGCCCCATGGCCCATTCTGGCGCGCCATCCGCCACAACCTCACCTCCCAACTCTTCCACCCGACGCGCCTCCACCGCTACGCCTTGGCGCGCCGCAATGCGCTCCGAGGTCTCGTGGCGGACCTccgcgagcagcagcagcagcacggcgtGGTCCTCGCGGCGGAGAGCATCCGTGACGCCATTTTCAACGTGGTCTGCACCATGTGTTTCGGGGACAGCGTTTACCCAGCCCTGGTACGCGCCATAGCCGATGCCCAGGACGACCTCGTCCAGTCGTTGCCTGTGGTGCGCGTCTTCGTCTTCTCGGTGTTCCCGGTGGCGGTGACCAGGCTAATCTACCGCAAGCAATGGAACAAGCTGGTCTCAGTACGGCAGAAGCAGGAGGATATGTATCTCCCGCTCATCGAtgcatgtcgccgccgtcgccgctgctccGACGAGCCTCCGTGCTACGTCGACACGCTCCTCGACCTCGAGGTCCCGGTCAAAGACGACGACCATGTGGCCTCTGTAGGTGTAGGCGGCTCTGCGCAGCAGCAGAGGATCAGCGACGCAGAACTCGTAGGGCTGTGCTCGGAGTTCCTCGGTGCTGGGAGTGAAACCGTAGCCGCGGCAATCCAGTGGATCATGGCGAACCTGGTGAAGCGCCCAGACATACAGGAGGCTGTCCGTAGAGAGATCGACGATTCTGTGGGCGCCGAGGCCGAGGAGGTCGGCGAGGAGGTTCTTGAGAAGCTGGAGTACCTCAACGCCGTCGTCATGGAGGCTCTTCGGCTACATCCTACCACAGCTTTGGTGTTTAGGCAA GTGATGAAAGAAGATGATGTCGTTCTTGATGGCCGACGCATTGGAGTGGGCACCACGGTGATCTTTCCACTAGAGGCTCTAGCGCGTGACAAGACGGTGTGGGCTGACCCCGATGTGTTTAAGCCGGAGAGATTCCTAGCTTCCGGAGGTGGAGAAACCATGAACCTCGTGGCAGCGACAGGTAGCGCCGGGAAGATGAAGATGATGCCGTTTGGTGCCGGCAGGAGGATTTGCCCCGGCATGGGCATCGCCATGCTCCACATAGGCTACTTCGTGGCAAATCTCGTGAGGGAGTTCGTGTGGAAGGAGGCAGAGGGTGAACACACCATTGATCTTCAGCCACACACCATCGTGTTGGTCACTGTCATGAAGCGGCCACTACGAGCTCATCTTTTGCAAAGGCGACGGGACGCAAAAAATACAAGTTAA